The following are encoded in a window of Amycolatopsis solani genomic DNA:
- a CDS encoding MarR family winged helix-turn-helix transcriptional regulator, protein MEITSAQQAGYDPRILAFGRLQGAANRLEYLLGRELERECGITHLMYEVLLIVGRAGPDGLTMRSIAQEQVLTTGGATRLVDRMAALDLVTRTPSPRDGRVQLVRLTPLGEETTVRASRLHVENIEQFFFRPVPAEHRERFADDLRALSHAARDALPRLR, encoded by the coding sequence GTGGAGATCACGTCGGCACAGCAGGCCGGGTACGACCCGCGGATCCTGGCCTTCGGCCGGCTCCAGGGCGCGGCGAACCGCCTCGAGTACCTGCTCGGGCGGGAGCTGGAACGCGAATGCGGGATCACGCACCTGATGTACGAGGTGCTGCTGATCGTCGGCCGCGCGGGCCCGGACGGGCTGACGATGCGCTCGATCGCGCAGGAGCAGGTCCTGACAACGGGCGGCGCGACCCGGCTGGTCGACCGGATGGCGGCGCTCGACCTGGTGACCCGCACCCCGTCCCCCCGCGACGGCCGCGTCCAGCTGGTGCGGCTGACCCCGCTGGGCGAGGAGACGACGGTCCGGGCCAGCCGCCTGCACGTGGAGAACATCGAGCAGTTCTTCTTCCGGCCGGTCCCGGCGGAGCACCGGGAGCGCTTCGCCGACGACTTGCGGGCATTGAGCCACGCGGCCCGCGACGCCCTCCCCCGGCTGCGCTGA
- a CDS encoding DUF2786 domain-containing protein, protein MGKKNRRKRVAVEEAVPWAGAAATAEEARDALLTAGYEVARGVPGAARKHADRFAPGLDLPAALADAADLAGQQLISRVCRGGWLPMDLDQAARRHVDDFARSFLLDTLAAYVERFAPATVHPRWREQLEDTGATHWWPEPHLTHWAAKHILTPAEALTTVIEALGFLLTLPAVTPVLPAPGTAAPQRPAHHAVDEKKLGRVRALLAKAESSSFPDEAEALSAKAQELMTRYALDRVLVEAGEAAPDVPSARRIWLDTPYVDAKSLLVHVVSKANRCRAIFDPRWGFVTVVGDEDDLDAVELLTTSLLVQATRAMIADPAGRSRAFRKSFLVAYATRIGERLDQAAEATIADSPDPARLLPVLASHELKVASAFSERFPEVVSKSVTVRSHEGWGAGREAADRARLGE, encoded by the coding sequence GTGGGCAAGAAGAACCGCCGCAAGCGCGTAGCCGTCGAGGAAGCCGTCCCGTGGGCCGGGGCGGCCGCGACCGCCGAGGAAGCCCGCGACGCGCTGCTCACCGCCGGCTACGAGGTCGCGCGGGGTGTCCCCGGTGCGGCCCGGAAGCACGCGGACCGGTTCGCTCCCGGCCTCGACTTGCCCGCCGCGCTGGCCGACGCCGCCGACCTGGCCGGGCAGCAGCTGATCAGCCGGGTCTGCCGGGGCGGCTGGCTACCCATGGACCTCGACCAAGCCGCCCGACGGCACGTCGACGACTTCGCCCGGTCCTTCCTGCTCGACACGCTCGCCGCGTACGTCGAGCGGTTCGCGCCGGCCACCGTGCACCCCCGCTGGCGGGAGCAGCTCGAAGACACCGGCGCCACGCACTGGTGGCCGGAGCCGCACCTGACGCACTGGGCGGCGAAGCACATCCTGACCCCGGCCGAGGCGCTGACGACGGTGATCGAGGCGCTCGGCTTCCTGCTCACCCTGCCGGCCGTCACGCCCGTCCTGCCCGCGCCGGGGACCGCGGCACCGCAGCGGCCGGCGCACCACGCCGTCGACGAGAAGAAGCTCGGCCGGGTTCGCGCGCTGCTGGCGAAGGCCGAGTCGAGCTCGTTCCCCGACGAGGCCGAGGCCCTGTCGGCGAAGGCGCAGGAGCTGATGACCCGCTACGCCCTCGACCGCGTGCTGGTCGAGGCGGGTGAGGCCGCGCCCGACGTGCCGTCGGCCCGGCGGATCTGGCTCGACACGCCTTACGTCGACGCCAAGTCGCTGCTGGTCCACGTCGTCTCGAAGGCCAACCGGTGCCGCGCGATCTTCGACCCGCGCTGGGGGTTCGTCACCGTCGTCGGCGACGAGGACGACCTGGACGCCGTCGAGCTGCTGACGACGTCCCTGCTCGTCCAGGCGACGCGGGCGATGATCGCCGACCCGGCCGGGCGGTCCCGGGCGTTCCGGAAGTCGTTCCTCGTCGCCTACGCCACCCGGATCGGCGAGCGGCTCGACCAGGCCGCCGAAGCGACGATCGCGGACTCGCCGGACCCGGCCCGGCTGCTGCCGGTGCTGGCGTCGCACGAGCTGAAGGTGGCGTCGGCCTTCAGCGAGCGGTTCCCCGAAGTGGTGAGCAAATCGGTGACCGTGCGCAGCCACGAAGGCTGGGGCGCGGGCCGCGAGGCCGCCGACCGCGCCCGGCTCGGCGAGTGA
- a CDS encoding DUF6986 family protein yields the protein MRLPEDVYAAADARLASADARVAAAYPGERPGRQPVHTVYVPASQYRTRLVADWGKRAMRVFVEHEDLLGLAPDEYERVRAKLLTEPIEDLRIDFEDGYGRVPDDVEDAAALAAGHTLATTGGTPFCGIRFKSFEAATRRRGIRTLDLFLTGLLDNGPLPPGFVVTLPKVTAIEQVSVAAEVLARLESAYELAAGTLRFEVQIETSQSIVDLDGTLSVPRIVQAADGRCSGLHYGTYDYSAGLGIAAAYQSMEHPVADLAKGLMQVAAAGTGVRLSDGSTNKLPVGDALPAAWAEHLRLVRRSLERGFYQGWDLHPHQLPTRFAATYRFYRSGFPEAVERLTAYASKVAGGVLDEPATAQALAVYLLRGLDCGALDGGELPFGRPELEKYARREG from the coding sequence GTGCGTCTTCCCGAAGACGTCTACGCCGCCGCGGACGCGCGCCTGGCTTCGGCCGACGCGCGCGTCGCGGCGGCGTACCCGGGCGAGCGGCCGGGACGGCAGCCGGTGCACACGGTGTACGTGCCGGCGTCGCAGTACCGGACGCGCCTGGTCGCCGACTGGGGCAAGCGCGCGATGCGCGTCTTCGTCGAGCACGAAGACCTGCTCGGCCTGGCCCCGGACGAGTACGAACGCGTGCGCGCCAAGCTGCTCACCGAGCCGATCGAGGACCTGCGGATCGACTTCGAGGACGGCTACGGCCGCGTACCCGACGACGTCGAGGACGCCGCCGCGCTGGCGGCCGGGCACACCCTGGCCACCACCGGCGGCACGCCGTTCTGCGGCATCCGGTTCAAGAGCTTCGAAGCGGCGACGCGCCGGCGCGGGATCCGCACGCTCGACCTGTTCCTCACCGGGCTGCTGGACAATGGCCCGCTGCCGCCCGGGTTCGTCGTCACGCTGCCGAAGGTGACGGCGATCGAGCAGGTCTCGGTGGCGGCGGAAGTGCTGGCCCGGCTGGAATCCGCGTACGAGCTCGCCGCGGGCACGCTCCGGTTCGAGGTCCAGATCGAGACGTCCCAGTCCATTGTGGACCTCGACGGGACGCTCTCGGTGCCGCGGATCGTGCAGGCGGCCGACGGCCGGTGCTCGGGGCTGCACTACGGGACGTACGACTACAGCGCGGGCCTCGGCATCGCGGCGGCGTACCAGAGCATGGAGCACCCGGTGGCGGACCTCGCCAAGGGCCTGATGCAGGTCGCGGCGGCGGGCACGGGCGTCCGGCTGTCGGACGGCTCGACGAACAAGCTCCCGGTCGGCGACGCCCTGCCCGCGGCGTGGGCCGAACACCTGCGCCTGGTGCGGCGGTCGCTGGAACGCGGCTTCTACCAGGGCTGGGACCTGCACCCCCACCAGCTCCCGACGCGGTTCGCGGCGACGTACCGGTTCTACCGCTCGGGCTTCCCCGAGGCGGTCGAGCGGCTGACGGCGTACGCGTCGAAGGTGGCCGGGGGAGTGCTGGACGAGCCGGCGACGGCCCAGGCACTGGCGGTGTACTTGCTGCGCGGGCTCGACTGCGGCGCACTCGACGGGGGCGAGCTGCCGTTCGGGCGGCCGGAGCTGGAGAAGTACGCGCGGCGCGAGGGCTGA
- the aceB gene encoding malate synthase A, producing the protein MSSEVQVLGDPVERGDEILTPEALAFLAGLHDAFAGRRDELLQARSKRREEARTTGRLDFLPETKEIRESDWQVAGAPEALRDRRVEITGPTDRKMTINALNSGAKVWLADLEDANTPHWVNVVSGQVNLRDAVRETITLESGGKSYALKDDVEHATIVVRPRGWHLPESHLTFGGREGIGALVDFGLHFFHNAAELIERGKGPYYYLPKMESHLEARLWNDVFTHAEKALGIEHGTVRATVLIETIPAAFEMEEILYELREHASGLNAGRWDYLFSVIKYFRDAGEKFVLPDRNSVTMTAPFMRAYTELLVRTCHKRGAFAIGGMAAFIPSKDPEANKGAFDKVHADKSREAADGFDGSWVAHPGMVALCKEEFDKVLGDQPNQLGRTRDEVSVTADQLLDVASTPGGATAAGLRAAVDVGVRYIASWLGGNGAAAIHNLMEDAATAEISRSQIWQWVKNGTTLDSGDTVTSELVRGVLADVRGELAGELKPELLEPAVELFEQVALADEFPDFLTLPAYERIK; encoded by the coding sequence ATGTCTTCTGAAGTCCAGGTGCTGGGCGACCCGGTCGAGCGCGGCGACGAGATCCTCACGCCGGAGGCGCTCGCCTTCCTCGCCGGCCTCCACGACGCCTTCGCCGGCCGTCGCGACGAGCTGCTCCAGGCGCGGAGCAAGCGCCGCGAAGAAGCCCGGACCACCGGCAGGCTCGACTTCCTGCCGGAGACGAAGGAGATCCGCGAGAGCGACTGGCAGGTCGCCGGCGCGCCCGAGGCGCTGCGCGACCGCCGCGTCGAGATCACCGGGCCGACCGACCGCAAGATGACCATCAACGCGCTCAACTCCGGCGCGAAGGTCTGGCTGGCCGACCTCGAAGACGCCAACACCCCGCACTGGGTGAACGTCGTGTCCGGCCAGGTCAACCTCCGCGACGCCGTCCGCGAGACGATCACGCTGGAGAGCGGCGGCAAGAGCTACGCGCTGAAGGACGACGTCGAGCACGCCACGATCGTGGTCCGCCCGCGCGGCTGGCACCTGCCCGAGAGCCACCTGACGTTCGGCGGCCGCGAAGGCATCGGCGCGCTCGTCGACTTCGGCCTGCACTTCTTCCACAACGCGGCCGAGCTGATCGAGCGCGGCAAGGGCCCGTACTACTACCTGCCGAAGATGGAGAGCCACCTCGAAGCGCGGCTCTGGAACGACGTCTTCACCCACGCCGAGAAGGCGCTCGGCATCGAGCACGGCACCGTCCGCGCGACCGTGCTGATCGAGACCATCCCGGCCGCGTTCGAGATGGAAGAGATCCTCTACGAGCTGCGCGAGCACGCCTCGGGCCTCAACGCCGGCCGCTGGGACTACCTGTTCAGCGTGATCAAGTACTTCCGCGACGCGGGCGAGAAGTTCGTGCTGCCGGACCGCAACTCCGTCACCATGACCGCGCCCTTCATGCGCGCCTACACCGAGCTGCTCGTGCGCACCTGCCACAAGCGCGGCGCGTTCGCGATCGGCGGCATGGCCGCGTTCATCCCGAGCAAGGACCCCGAGGCCAACAAGGGTGCCTTCGACAAGGTGCACGCGGACAAGTCCCGCGAGGCCGCCGACGGTTTCGACGGCTCCTGGGTTGCGCACCCGGGCATGGTCGCCCTCTGCAAGGAGGAGTTCGACAAGGTGCTCGGCGACCAGCCGAACCAGCTGGGGCGCACCCGCGACGAGGTGAGCGTCACCGCCGACCAGCTGCTCGACGTCGCTTCGACGCCGGGTGGCGCGACGGCGGCCGGCCTGCGCGCCGCGGTGGACGTCGGCGTCCGCTACATCGCGTCCTGGCTCGGCGGCAACGGCGCGGCGGCCATCCACAACCTGATGGAGGACGCCGCCACCGCCGAGATCTCGCGCTCGCAGATCTGGCAGTGGGTCAAGAACGGAACCACTTTGGACAGTGGCGACACCGTCACCTCGGAGCTGGTGCGGGGCGTGCTGGCCGACGTCCGCGGCGAGCTGGCCGGCGAGCTCAAGCCGGAGCTGCTGGAGCCCGCCGTCGAGCTGTTCGAGCAGGTCGCGCTGGCCGACGAGTTCCCGGACTTCCTGACGCTGCCGGCGTACGAGCGGATCAAGTAG
- a CDS encoding IclR family transcriptional regulator yields MPAEKNGRDGGVQSLQRAFELLEHLADTGGEASLSELATLSGLPMPTIHRLIRTLVDLGYVRQNTNRRYALGARLIRLGENASMQFGAWARPLLAELVEEVGETANLAVLERDEVVYVAQVPSKHSMRMFTEVGRRLLPHGTGVGKAMLAHLPPSDVRSLLSRTGMPAYTEHTFTDADALAVELSRIASQGYALDEAEQELGVRCVAVAVPGAPVPAAVSVSGPSGRLTAEAVAHIAPAVQRVADALGASLSQAPLSV; encoded by the coding sequence GTGCCGGCGGAGAAGAACGGTCGCGACGGCGGCGTCCAATCCCTGCAGCGCGCCTTCGAGCTGCTGGAACACCTCGCGGACACCGGCGGCGAGGCCAGCCTCTCGGAGCTGGCGACGCTGTCCGGGCTGCCGATGCCGACGATCCACCGGCTGATCCGCACCCTGGTCGACCTGGGCTACGTCCGCCAGAACACGAACCGGCGCTACGCACTGGGCGCCCGGCTCATCCGGCTGGGCGAGAACGCGAGCATGCAGTTCGGCGCGTGGGCGCGGCCGCTGCTGGCGGAGCTGGTCGAGGAGGTCGGCGAGACGGCGAACCTGGCGGTCCTGGAGCGCGACGAGGTCGTGTACGTGGCCCAGGTGCCCTCGAAGCACTCGATGCGCATGTTCACCGAGGTCGGCCGGCGGCTGCTGCCGCACGGGACGGGGGTGGGGAAGGCGATGCTGGCGCACCTGCCTCCCTCCGACGTGCGCTCGTTGCTCTCCCGGACGGGGATGCCCGCTTACACCGAGCACACGTTCACCGACGCGGACGCGCTGGCGGTGGAGCTTTCGCGGATCGCTTCGCAGGGGTACGCGCTGGACGAGGCCGAGCAGGAGCTGGGCGTCCGCTGCGTGGCGGTGGCGGTCCCGGGGGCCCCGGTCCCGGCGGCGGTGTCGGTGTCGGGCCCGTCGGGCCGGCTGACCGCCGAGGCGGTGGCGCACATCGCCCCGGCGGTGCAGCGGGTGGCGGACGCCCTGGGGGCGAGCCTTTCCCAGGCCCCACTATCAGTGTGA
- a CDS encoding GNAT family N-acetyltransferase → MTAIHGERVRLRPIGPADRTRAHEILATPEVARWWGDPDTETEGLYTVEDGYTCYVIELDDVVVGLIQSCEELDPQYRHAGIDISVHPDFHGRGLGTDALRALARHLLDGGHHRLTIDPAASNETAIRVYTKVGFRPVGVLRRYERAPDGSWHDGLLMDLLAGELT, encoded by the coding sequence ATGACCGCCATTCACGGCGAACGGGTACGGCTGCGCCCGATCGGCCCAGCGGATCGCACCCGTGCGCACGAAATCCTGGCCACTCCGGAGGTCGCCCGCTGGTGGGGCGACCCGGACACCGAAACCGAAGGCCTGTACACCGTCGAGGACGGGTACACCTGCTACGTCATCGAGCTCGACGACGTCGTCGTCGGCCTGATCCAGAGTTGCGAGGAACTCGACCCGCAGTACCGCCACGCGGGCATCGACATCTCGGTCCACCCGGACTTCCACGGCCGCGGCCTCGGCACGGACGCCCTCCGCGCCCTGGCCCGCCACCTCCTCGACGGCGGCCACCACCGCCTGACGATCGACCCGGCGGCGTCGAACGAGACGGCGATCCGGGTGTACACGAAGGTGGGATTCCGCCCGGTGGGCGTGCTGCGCCGCTACGAACGGGCGCCGGACGGCAGCTGGCACGACGGCCTGCTGATGGACCTGCTGGCGGGGGAGCTGACGTGA
- the ftsY gene encoding signal recognition particle-docking protein FtsY yields the protein MSSTWFLFVVLAVVVLVALLVTGLLVARKRRISLDAKRAVEEKPKGGSYAASGGIALAPGGTEVEHPVEERPETDGQPAVGDDAAVPRDSAQRTVRDVKLPDEPAPVVEEIDPATGRMERLRGRLAKSRSVFGTSLLGLLGAGDLDEDSWQDVEDTLLMADLGAATTTQIVDRLRDELSRRAIRSSAEAREVLHEVLTAQLSTDSERAVRALPHIVDGKKQPAVVLVAGVNGTGKTTTTGKLARVLVAQDKTVLLGAADTFRAAAADQLQTWAERVGAEVVRGKEGADPAAVAFDAVKRGVDTGVDAVLVDTAGRLHTKTGLMDELGKVKRVVEKQAKVDEVLLVLDATTGQNGLMQARVFAEVIDVTGIVLTKLDGTAKGGIVFQVQRELGVPVKLVGLGEGPDDLAPFEPGAFVDALLG from the coding sequence GTGTCGAGCACCTGGTTCCTGTTCGTAGTCCTCGCCGTCGTCGTGCTGGTCGCCCTCCTGGTGACCGGTCTGCTGGTCGCGCGCAAGCGCCGGATCAGCCTGGACGCGAAGCGCGCGGTCGAGGAGAAACCGAAGGGCGGCTCCTACGCGGCCAGCGGGGGCATCGCGCTCGCGCCCGGCGGGACCGAGGTCGAGCACCCGGTCGAAGAGCGGCCGGAGACCGACGGCCAGCCCGCGGTCGGCGACGACGCCGCCGTGCCGCGCGATTCGGCGCAGCGCACGGTCCGCGACGTCAAGCTGCCGGACGAGCCCGCACCGGTCGTCGAGGAGATCGATCCGGCGACCGGGCGCATGGAGCGCCTGCGCGGCCGCCTGGCGAAGTCGCGCTCGGTGTTCGGCACGAGCCTGCTCGGCCTGCTCGGCGCCGGCGACCTCGACGAGGACTCCTGGCAGGACGTCGAAGACACGCTGCTGATGGCCGACCTGGGCGCGGCCACCACGACCCAGATCGTCGACCGCCTGCGCGACGAGCTCTCGCGGCGCGCGATCCGCTCGTCGGCCGAGGCCCGCGAGGTGCTGCACGAGGTCCTGACGGCCCAGCTGTCGACCGACAGCGAGCGCGCGGTCCGCGCCCTGCCGCACATCGTCGACGGCAAGAAGCAGCCCGCGGTGGTCCTGGTGGCCGGCGTCAACGGCACGGGCAAGACGACGACCACGGGCAAGCTCGCCCGCGTCCTGGTGGCCCAGGACAAGACGGTCCTGCTGGGCGCGGCGGACACCTTCCGCGCGGCAGCGGCCGACCAGCTCCAGACGTGGGCCGAGCGCGTGGGCGCGGAGGTGGTCCGCGGCAAGGAAGGCGCAGACCCGGCCGCGGTGGCGTTCGACGCGGTCAAGCGCGGCGTGGACACGGGCGTCGACGCGGTCCTGGTCGACACGGCGGGCCGCCTCCACACGAAGACGGGCCTGATGGACGAGCTGGGCAAGGTCAAGCGCGTCGTGGAGAAGCAGGCAAAGGTCGACGAGGTCCTGCTGGTCCTGGACGCGACGACGGGCCAGAACGGCTTGATGCAGGCCCGCGTGTTCGCGGAGGTCATCGACGTGACGGGCATCGTCCTGACGAAGCTGGACGGCACCGCGAAGGGCGGCATCGTGTTCCAGGTCCAGCGCGAGCTGGGCGTGCCGGTGAAGCTGGTCGGGCTGGGTGAAGGCCCGGACGACCTGGCCCCGTTCGAGCCGGGCGCGTTCGTGGACGCCCTGCTGGGTTGA
- a CDS encoding anhydro-N-acetylmuramic acid kinase, producing MGIRASHGFRVIGLISGTSVDGIDVAAADLHAEDDTVVLTPLGELDVPYPEPLREALLAALPPNPCTAGELTRLDTGVGQAFADAAARGVEELGGTADLVASLGQTVFHWVEDGHVRGTLQLGQPAWIAERTGLPVLADLRVRDVAAGGHGAPLASTLDQLWLRGLAQDTGRPVAALNLGGIANITVVADGAPAIAYDTGPANALLDVAAHRVTGHRSDVDGRLALGGSVRSDLLGRLLADPYFAAAPPKSTGKEHFNETYLDAALAGLVPVDPGDLLATLTELTAVTVADQCVRHGATIVIASGGGIRNPAVMTALARHLPSAVLKTSDDLGLPGAGKEAYLTALLGWLTWCGVPGSVPSATGARGPRLLGALVPGAGPLILPAPLGGTVTRMRVAEKTGCE from the coding sequence ATGGGGATTCGCGCCAGCCACGGCTTCCGGGTCATAGGCCTGATTTCGGGCACGTCGGTGGACGGCATCGACGTGGCCGCCGCCGACCTGCACGCCGAAGACGACACGGTCGTGCTGACCCCGCTCGGCGAGCTCGACGTCCCGTACCCCGAACCGCTGCGTGAAGCCCTCCTGGCCGCCTTGCCGCCGAACCCCTGCACGGCCGGCGAGCTGACCCGGCTCGACACCGGCGTCGGGCAGGCGTTCGCCGACGCGGCCGCGCGCGGCGTCGAAGAGCTGGGCGGCACCGCGGACCTCGTCGCCTCGCTCGGCCAGACGGTGTTCCACTGGGTCGAAGACGGCCACGTCCGCGGCACGCTGCAGCTCGGCCAGCCCGCCTGGATCGCCGAGCGCACCGGGCTGCCGGTGCTCGCCGACCTGCGGGTCCGTGACGTCGCCGCGGGCGGTCACGGCGCTCCCCTGGCGAGCACGCTGGACCAGCTGTGGCTGCGCGGCCTCGCCCAGGACACCGGCCGCCCGGTCGCCGCGCTGAACCTCGGCGGCATCGCGAACATCACCGTCGTCGCCGACGGCGCGCCGGCGATCGCCTACGACACCGGCCCCGCCAACGCCCTGCTCGACGTCGCCGCCCACCGGGTCACCGGGCACCGCAGCGACGTCGACGGGCGGCTCGCGCTCGGCGGCTCGGTGCGCTCCGACCTGCTCGGCCGGCTGCTCGCCGACCCCTACTTCGCCGCCGCGCCGCCGAAGTCGACCGGCAAGGAGCACTTCAACGAGACCTACCTCGACGCCGCGCTGGCCGGCCTCGTCCCGGTCGACCCGGGCGACCTGCTCGCCACGCTGACCGAGCTGACCGCCGTGACCGTGGCCGACCAGTGCGTCCGCCACGGCGCCACGATCGTCATCGCCTCCGGCGGCGGCATCCGGAACCCGGCGGTGATGACGGCGCTGGCGCGGCACCTCCCGTCCGCGGTGCTCAAGACCAGCGACGACCTCGGGCTGCCCGGGGCCGGTAAGGAGGCGTACCTGACCGCGCTGCTGGGCTGGCTCACCTGGTGCGGCGTACCCGGTAGCGTCCCGTCGGCGACCGGTGCCCGCGGGCCGCGCCTGCTCGGGGCGCTCGTCCCGGGTGCCGGGCCCCTGATCCTTCCCGCCCCGCTGGGGGGCACCGTGACGCGGATGCGAGTCGCGGAGAAGACCGGATGCGAGTAG
- a CDS encoding sodium:solute symporter: MRGVDLAIIVVYLAAMPLIGVLVGRKQRSAADYFVGERSLPWGAVMLSVVATETSTLTVISTPGLVFGNAFLFLQLAFGYIIGRTIAAFVLLPRYFRGNLVSAYAFLGKRFGSGLQGTASVTFVITRLLAEGVRLFAGAIPIKVILGHYNIHLDYWVIVVILTALTLIYAYIGGIKAVVWVDVIQLTLYLGGAAVAAIVLLNKLPADWATQASADGKFMLVDFTKNLLTSPYAFITAVLGGAALSMASHGADQLIAQRLMATRSLRDGQKALIGSGIIVTIQFALFLLVGAMLWVFNGRKSVAQLGLQSPDDVFSRFIIDDLPVGVSGLLIAGVLASTMGALASALNALSTSTVADLYQRFTKRAPEDSKLLKHGRMWTLIWAVVFAVFASLFSTTKNSVIELGLAITGYTYGALLGSFLLGLLIKKARQVDAIIAFVATVVVMAFVILGVKFSAKTGGFIGIDFSKAAGDKVALAYPWYTLLGVVITLVVGGLLALRHRTPDPKAAEAEAVGETEEVTTA, translated from the coding sequence ATGCGCGGTGTTGACCTCGCGATCATCGTGGTCTACCTGGCGGCGATGCCGCTGATAGGCGTGCTCGTCGGCCGGAAGCAACGGTCGGCGGCCGACTACTTCGTCGGCGAGCGCAGCCTGCCGTGGGGCGCGGTGATGCTGTCCGTGGTGGCCACGGAGACCTCGACGCTGACCGTGATCAGCACGCCGGGCCTCGTCTTCGGCAACGCGTTCCTGTTCCTGCAGCTGGCCTTCGGCTACATCATCGGCCGGACGATCGCCGCGTTCGTGCTGCTGCCGCGGTACTTCCGCGGCAACCTGGTGAGCGCGTACGCGTTCCTCGGGAAGCGGTTCGGCTCCGGGCTGCAGGGCACGGCGTCGGTGACGTTCGTGATCACCCGGCTGCTCGCCGAGGGCGTGCGCCTGTTCGCCGGCGCGATCCCGATCAAGGTGATCCTCGGCCACTACAACATCCACCTGGACTACTGGGTGATCGTCGTCATCCTGACCGCGCTGACCCTGATCTACGCCTACATCGGCGGGATCAAGGCGGTCGTCTGGGTCGACGTCATCCAGCTGACGCTGTACCTCGGCGGTGCGGCGGTGGCCGCGATCGTGCTGCTGAACAAGCTGCCCGCCGACTGGGCCACGCAGGCGTCCGCGGACGGCAAGTTCATGCTCGTCGACTTCACGAAGAACCTGCTGACCAGCCCGTACGCGTTCATCACGGCGGTGCTCGGCGGCGCGGCGCTGTCGATGGCCTCGCACGGTGCCGACCAGCTGATCGCGCAGCGGCTGATGGCCACGCGCAGCCTGCGTGACGGCCAGAAGGCGCTCATCGGCAGCGGCATCATCGTCACCATCCAGTTCGCGCTGTTCCTGCTGGTCGGCGCGATGCTGTGGGTGTTCAACGGCCGCAAGTCCGTGGCGCAGCTGGGGTTGCAGAGCCCGGACGACGTGTTCTCGCGGTTCATCATCGACGACCTGCCGGTCGGGGTGTCCGGGCTGCTCATCGCCGGTGTGCTCGCCTCGACCATGGGTGCGCTGGCGTCGGCGCTCAACGCGCTTTCGACGTCCACTGTGGCCGATCTCTACCAGCGCTTCACCAAGCGCGCGCCCGAAGATTCGAAGCTGCTCAAGCACGGTCGCATGTGGACACTCATCTGGGCCGTCGTGTTCGCGGTGTTCGCGTCGCTGTTCTCCACCACGAAGAACTCGGTCATCGAGCTCGGCCTGGCGATCACCGGCTACACCTACGGCGCGCTGCTCGGGTCGTTCCTGCTCGGCCTGCTGATCAAGAAGGCCCGGCAGGTGGACGCGATCATCGCGTTCGTGGCCACGGTCGTCGTGATGGCGTTCGTGATCCTGGGCGTGAAGTTCAGCGCGAAGACCGGCGGCTTCATCGGGATCGACTTCAGCAAGGCGGCCGGGGACAAGGTCGCGCTCGCCTACCCGTGGTACACGCTGCTCGGCGTGGTGATCACGCTGGTCGTGGGCGGGTTGCTGGCACTGCGGCACCGCACGCCGGACCCGAAGGCGGCCGAAGCCGAAGCCGTGGGCGAAACCGAAGAGGTCACCACCGCCTGA
- a CDS encoding DUF3455 domain-containing protein: protein MKRMTVALAIGGLLLGGAATASATPAGTRVPDAIKVPAGNKALAAYPAEGVQIYGCTAGAWTLIQPAAVLSKHGKPVALHSKGPVWTSIVDGSTVGAAAVANAPRDGAIPELLLKANLNTGDGIFSKVTYIQRLHTRGGVAPAGTCTDGAQTAVRYSADYAFWVAG, encoded by the coding sequence ATGAAGCGGATGACGGTGGCGCTCGCGATCGGCGGCCTCCTCCTCGGCGGCGCGGCGACGGCCTCGGCCACCCCGGCGGGCACTCGCGTCCCCGACGCGATCAAGGTCCCGGCGGGCAACAAGGCCCTGGCCGCGTACCCCGCCGAAGGCGTGCAGATCTACGGGTGCACGGCCGGGGCGTGGACGCTGATCCAGCCCGCGGCGGTGCTGTCGAAACACGGCAAGCCGGTGGCGCTGCACAGCAAGGGCCCGGTCTGGACGTCCATCGTGGACGGCAGCACGGTCGGCGCGGCGGCGGTGGCCAACGCCCCGCGGGACGGCGCGATCCCGGAGCTGCTGCTCAAGGCGAACCTGAACACCGGCGACGGGATCTTCTCGAAGGTGACGTACATCCAGCGCCTCCACACGCGCGGCGGCGTCGCCCCGGCCGGGACGTGCACGGACGGCGCGCAGACCGCGGTGCGCTATTCGGCCGACTACGCGTTCTGGGTCGCGGGCTAG